A single genomic interval of Amblyraja radiata isolate CabotCenter1 chromosome 33, sAmbRad1.1.pri, whole genome shotgun sequence harbors:
- the usp28 gene encoding ubiquitin carboxyl-terminal hydrolase 28 isoform X6 encodes MVELFYGTFLAEGIHDGKMFSNIETFGQYPLQVNGFDDLHECLEGAMVVGEIETLHSDQSVRSGQENWFTKLPPVLTFELSRFEFNQSLGRPEKIHKKLEFPGIVYMDRYLHKNKELTRSRREEVKKLKEQSMVLQQRLERYLNYGSGRSGFPLADMLQYVWEFASTKPSIVPPTQDTVTTSFPKSPPDTSLTLPVQTSLAELTATEPTEGTGPVGTAQLQRATLHKPFTQSNPPMETPAHPAPRNITAQELAFLDNCLQRWRAEVENDITDLKNKINAIKHSIDQMYTDSLMCQVPYRLHAVLVHEGQASAGHYWAYIYDHSENSWLKYNDLLVAVSSWDELQRDSYGGSRNASAYCLMYINDNLPQLIAEDTDVETGQSLRSIHTLPPELVEYVREDNRHFRQELEEWNDEQVRKIPQKELVAMSAEQEAGGSAAEEESVASQQTTCCASAKHAVMVKDQTAQAIEKAATSYENVGAKAALKESETDQETTETKENSEAEAEWEQEAEMLSGLEQPSETTGTQISEVDIPTVGKVQVRHDADGYNEEEMLSPAMQGIILAIAKCRPVYDQDGAEAGLVKAFHEEYSRLFDLAKDEPTPQNDPRLQHVLVYFFQNKASKRVIERTLLEQFADKNLSYDERSISIMKVAQTKLNLIGPSDMDMKEYKEWHNDYSLFRKVSVYFLTGLECYQNGKCRESLTYLVHAYHSNLKLLKNGKKRGVDETLIGYYRRKCLLELNVHAAQLFESGNESDVAEGLSIMNDQVIPCMHLIVNHELSEEDLGAVEMMRNHWCSFLGEDMDSHLQEKLTEFLPRLLDCSAEVRILREPPKIRPNSPHDLCNRFAAVMESIHSTSPVTVK; translated from the exons ATGGTGGAACTCTTCTACGGAACATTTTTGGCTGAAGGCATTCATGATG GCAAGATGTTCTCCAATATTGAAACATTCGGGCAGTATCCTCTTCAAGTTAATGGTTTTGACGATCTCCACGAGTGCCTAGAAGGAGCCATGGTGGTCGGAGAGATTGAGACTCTGCATTCTGATCAGTCCGTCAGATCTGGCCAAGAG AACTGGTTTACAAAACTGCCTCCTGTATTGACCTTTGAACTCTCTAGATTTGAGTTCAATCAGTCCTTGGGAAGGCCGGAAAAAATCCACAAGAAACTGGAATTTCCTGGCATTGTTTATATGGACAG GTACCTACACAAGAACAAGGAGCTTACCCGCAGCAGAAGGGAAGAGGTGAAGAAGCTGAAAGAACAATCAATGGTCCTCCAGCAGCGATTGGAGAG ATACCTGAACTATGGGTCTGGGCGTAGTGGGTTTCCGCTGGCTGATATGTTGCAGTATGTCTGGGAGTTTGCCAGCACTAAACCATCCATCGTGCCTCCAACACAAGACACCGTGACTACCTCGTTCCCAAAGTCACCGCCCGACACCAGCCTCACCCTGCCCGTGCAAACCAG CCTCGCAGAGCTGACTGCCACTGAGCCCACTGAAGGCACGGGTCCTGTGGGCACAGCCCAGCTACAACGTGCCACTCTACACAAGCCATTCACACAGAGCAACCCTCCCATGGAGACGCCTGCCCACCCTGCACCCCGGAACATCACTGCACAGGAGCTCGCCTTCCTGGACAACTGCCTTCAGCGCTGGAGGGCAGAGGTGGAGAATGACATCACAG ATCTGAAAAACAAGATCAACGCGATCAAACATTCAATTGACCAGATGTACACAGACAGCCTCATGTGTCAG GTTCCTTACCGGCTTCATGCCGTGCTTGTGCACGAAGGCCAGGCCTCAGCTGGCCATTACTGGGCGTACATCTACGACCATAGTGAGAACTCCTGGCTGAAGTACAACGACCTCTTGGTGGCCGTGTCGTCCTGGGACGAGCTGCAGAGAGATTCATATGGAGGGTCTCGCAATGCCAGTGCGTATTGCCTGATGTACATCAATGATAACTTGCCCCAACTCATTGCAG AGGACACGGATGTGGAAACTGGCCAGAGTTTGAGATCCATCCATACCCTTCCACCAGAACTTGTGGAGTATGTCCGTGAAGACAACCGGCATTTTAGGCAGGAACTGGAAGAGTGGAATGATGAGCAAGTCCGAAAAATCCCACAGAAGGAACTGGTTGCAATGTCTGCAGAACAGGAGGCTGGGGGCAGCGCTGCAGAAG AAGAGAGCGTTGCCAGCCAGCAGACAACATGTTGTGCTTCTGCCAAGCATGCTGTGATGGTGAAGGATCAAACTGCCCAGGCCATTGAGAAAGCTGCAACCTCATACGAGAATGTTGGTGCTAAGGCTGCCTTGAAGGAG TCTGAAACAGACCAGGAGACCACGGAAACCAAAGAGAACTCTGAGGCTGAAGCAGAATGGGAGCAGGAGGCAGAGATGCTGAGTGGGCTGGAACAGCCGTCCGAAACTACTGGTACCCAGATATCAGAGGTGGACATTCCAACTGTTGGGAAGGTGCAGGTTCGCCATGATGCTGACGGCTACAACGAGGAG GAGATGTTGAGTCCCGCCATGCAGGGCATCATTCTAGCTATTGCCAAGTGCAGGCCAGTGTATGATCAGGATGGTGCAGAGGCAGGGCTCGTCAAG GCATTCCATGAAGAGTACTCCCGCTTGTTTGATCTGGCGAAGGATGAGCCGACACCTCAGAACGACCCTCGGCTTCAGCATGTTCTCGTTTACTTCTTCCAGAACAAGGCCTCCAAGCGGGTCATCGAGCGAACTCTGCTGGAACAGTTTGCAGATAAAAACCTGAGTTATGATGAAAG GTCTATAAGTATCATGAAAGTGGCGCAGACAAAACTAAATCTGATCGGCCCGTCAGACATGGACATGAAGGAATACAAG GAATGGCACAACGACTACAGTTTGTTTCGGAAAGTTTCTGTCTACTTCCTCACTGGACTGGAATGTTACCAAAATGGAAA ATGCCGTGAATCACTGACGTACCTGGTCCACGCGTACCACAGCAACCTGAAGCTGTTGAAGAATGGGAAGAAACGGGGCGTTGATGAGACTTTGATTGGTTACTACAGGAGAAAGTGTCTTTTG GAGCTGAACGTACATGCTGCACAGTTGTTTGAAAGTGGGAATGAGAGTGATGTAGCGGAGGGACTGAGCATAATGAATGACCAAGTCATTCCATGCATGCATCTGATAGTCAACCATGAGCTGTCTGAAGAAGACCTTGGTGCTGTGGAGATGATGAGAAACCACTGGTGttccttccttggtgaagacatggATT CACATCTGCAGGAGAAactcactgaattccttccaaggCTGTTGGACTGTTCTGCAGAAGTTCGAATCCTTCGAGAGCCCCCAAAGATCCGGCCAAACTCACCCCACGACCTGTGCAACAGGTTTGCGGCAGTAATGGAGTCCATCCACAGCACATCACCGGTCACTGTCAAATAG